In Sulfuricurvum sp., a single window of DNA contains:
- a CDS encoding thiamine-phosphate pyrophosphorylase, protein MAAATSNILPPELLRVVDANLNRLKEGIRVIEDIARYVRNDKELASHLKSLRHQCRIESLEELLASRDSINDVLRPTMQTEMNRTDLRSILIANYKRGQESSRVLEELYKIVDPTLSEQFKQIRYELYTLEKKNILDLGNESR, encoded by the coding sequence GTGGCAGCAGCGACGAGTAACATCCTTCCCCCGGAACTTCTCCGGGTGGTGGATGCCAATCTCAACCGACTCAAAGAGGGAATCCGTGTGATTGAGGATATAGCACGCTATGTTCGCAATGACAAGGAACTCGCCTCACACCTCAAATCTCTCCGCCATCAATGCCGTATCGAATCTCTTGAAGAACTTCTCGCCTCTCGTGACAGTATCAATGATGTCTTACGCCCCACAATGCAAACCGAAATGAATCGAACCGATCTCCGGTCTATACTCATAGCAAACTACAAACGAGGACAAGAATCTTCACGTGTTTTGGAAGAGCTTTATAAGATAGTAGACCCTACTTTGAGTGAACAATTTAAACAGATCCGCTACGAGCTCTATACATTAGAAAAGAAAAACATTTTAGATCTCGGCAACGAGAGTCGTTGA